In Scytonema millei VB511283, a single window of DNA contains:
- a CDS encoding DUF262 domain-containing protein, with protein sequence MSEPEFQNKYYQSSDDELGNKYESAKINLLQRHERIKLPILAHDIYANPNYTTIDTDWSSTWNSVKQSRLIESLIVNIPVPPIILYEESYGKYKIIDGRERLKASADFYSNRLALTGLEIELELDGCTCATLPTEIRCKLDRRSLSLISVIPKSELSPDQVASLIKIVTERLGNK encoded by the coding sequence ATGTCTGAACCAGAATTTCAAAATAAATATTATCAGTCTTCAGATGACGAGTTAGGAAACAAGTACGAATCCGCTAAAATTAACCTGCTTCAACGGCACGAAAGAATCAAGCTACCGATATTAGCCCATGATATCTATGCTAATCCTAATTACACAACGATTGATACTGATTGGTCATCTACTTGGAATTCAGTCAAGCAGTCAAGATTGATAGAATCATTAATTGTCAATATACCCGTGCCACCAATTATTCTATATGAGGAAAGCTACGGAAAGTACAAAATTATTGATGGTAGAGAAAGACTGAAAGCGAGCGCTGATTTTTACAGCAATCGATTAGCTCTGACTGGGTTAGAAATTGAGTTAGAGCTAGATGGATGCACTTGTGCTACTCTTCCTACAGAAATTCGATGTAAACTCGACCGTCGCTCTCTATCTCTTATAAGTGTTATCCCTAAAAGTGAACTAAGTCCAGATCAAGTAGCTAGTTTAATAAAAATTGTTACTGAGCGTTTGGGAAATAAGTAA